A window of Christiangramia forsetii KT0803 contains these coding sequences:
- a CDS encoding OmpA/MotB family protein yields the protein MKKIMLLSATAAILLSSCVSQKKYNELETKQRETQDQLNTATVKLNSCLDEKESLNGQIKNLNNTNAALLNNVGDLATLSKKEAENMERSLESIKEKDLAIRSMQDAMNKKDSVTLALVTSLKGALGDLSDEDIEINVEKGVVYVSISDKLLFDSGRYNIKPRAKEVLGKVATVVKNKPNIEFMVEGHTDDQAISTSMFEDNWDLSVKRATSVVRVLQDDFGIEPARMTAAGRSYYIPVASNETAEGRAKNRRTRIVVLPKLDQFYSMIEEGMEKASSGEE from the coding sequence ATGAAAAAAATCATGCTTTTGTCGGCAACAGCTGCCATTTTGCTATCTTCATGTGTTTCACAGAAAAAATACAATGAACTGGAAACCAAGCAAAGAGAAACACAGGATCAATTAAATACCGCTACGGTTAAATTGAATTCCTGTCTCGACGAAAAAGAAAGTCTGAACGGTCAAATTAAAAACCTGAACAATACAAATGCGGCTCTTCTAAATAACGTAGGAGATTTAGCTACACTTTCTAAGAAAGAAGCTGAAAACATGGAACGTTCTTTAGAGAGTATTAAAGAAAAGGATCTGGCTATCCGTTCTATGCAGGATGCAATGAACAAGAAAGATTCTGTAACTCTTGCCCTTGTAACAAGTCTTAAAGGAGCTTTAGGAGATCTAAGCGATGAAGATATCGAGATCAACGTAGAAAAAGGTGTGGTTTATGTATCTATCTCAGATAAATTATTATTTGATAGCGGACGTTACAACATCAAACCTCGTGCGAAAGAAGTACTTGGTAAAGTAGCAACTGTTGTAAAAAACAAACCAAATATCGAATTTATGGTAGAGGGTCACACAGATGATCAGGCTATTAGTACTTCAATGTTTGAAGACAACTGGGATCTTAGTGTAAAACGTGCTACTTCTGTAGTAAGAGTTCTACAGGACGATTTTGGTATTGAACCGGCTCGTATGACTGCTGCAGGTAGAAGTTACTACATCCCTGTTGCTTCTAACGAAACTGCAGAAGGTCGTGCTAAGAACAGAAGAACAAGAATTGTTGTTCTTCCTAAGTTAGACCAATTCTACAGTATGATTGAAGAAGGAATGGAAAAAGCAAGTTCTGGAGAAGAGTAA
- a CDS encoding alpha/beta fold hydrolase produces MSFIETTSKEKGKNINLFYEDYGEGKPVILIHGWPLSHRMWEYQVNAVVDAGFRCIAYDRRGFGESDKPWSNYDYDSLAKDLNDIITNLSLSEVTIVGFSMGGGEVARYIGNYGTSKLSKAALISAVPPFMLKTDDNPDGLEKDVFEGFKEEIKKDRPAFLKGFGKQFVNFEKVGDRISEEMADYYWSIACKGSPNATLECIDSFGLTDFRKDLEKFDVPTLVVHGDADQIVPIKISGKKSAEMISKSEYHVIEEAPHGLVLTHTAEFNKIFTDFLKS; encoded by the coding sequence ATGAGTTTTATTGAAACTACAAGTAAAGAAAAAGGCAAAAATATTAATTTGTTTTATGAGGATTATGGGGAAGGAAAACCTGTTATTTTAATCCATGGGTGGCCTTTAAGTCATAGAATGTGGGAATACCAGGTTAATGCGGTTGTAGACGCAGGATTTAGATGTATTGCCTATGATCGAAGAGGATTTGGTGAAAGCGATAAACCATGGAGCAATTATGATTATGATAGCCTGGCCAAAGACCTTAATGATATTATCACCAATCTAAGCCTTTCAGAAGTTACTATTGTTGGATTCTCTATGGGTGGAGGAGAAGTCGCCAGGTATATTGGTAATTATGGAACCTCGAAACTTTCTAAAGCTGCACTAATTTCTGCAGTTCCCCCATTCATGTTGAAAACAGATGATAACCCTGACGGACTGGAGAAAGATGTTTTTGAAGGTTTCAAGGAAGAAATCAAAAAAGACCGACCTGCATTTTTGAAAGGTTTTGGGAAACAGTTTGTAAATTTTGAGAAGGTGGGTGATAGAATCAGTGAGGAAATGGCAGACTATTACTGGTCTATTGCATGCAAGGGCTCACCGAACGCCACTCTGGAATGTATTGATTCCTTCGGTTTAACCGATTTTAGAAAGGATCTTGAAAAATTCGATGTTCCAACATTGGTAGTTCATGGAGATGCAGATCAAATTGTGCCTATAAAAATTTCTGGAAAGAAAAGCGCAGAGATGATCTCTAAAAGTGAATACCATGTAATCGAAGAAGCTCCTCACGGGCTGGTTCTTACTCACACCGCAGAATTTAATAAAATATTTACAGACTTTTTAAAGTCTTAA
- a CDS encoding L-threonylcarbamoyladenylate synthase: MAELLRIYDENPAPKHINKVVETLRKGGLIIYPTDTIYGLGCDITNVSALEKIAQIKNVKLEKANFSFVCEDLSNLSDYVKQIDSSTFKILKRSLPGPYTFILPGGNSLPNVFKKKKTVGIRVPDNNICRAIVNGLGNPIVSTSIRDEDEVLEYSTDPELIKEKWDHLVDIVIDGGFGDNIASTVIDLTTGEPEVIREGKGRIDIM, translated from the coding sequence ATGGCTGAATTACTTCGAATATATGACGAAAATCCTGCTCCTAAACATATTAATAAAGTTGTGGAGACCTTGCGAAAAGGAGGCCTCATAATCTACCCAACCGACACTATTTATGGATTAGGATGCGACATCACCAATGTTTCAGCCCTGGAAAAAATAGCCCAGATAAAAAATGTGAAGCTTGAAAAAGCGAACTTTTCCTTTGTTTGCGAAGACCTTAGTAATCTCTCAGACTATGTGAAGCAGATTGATTCTTCTACGTTTAAAATCTTAAAACGTTCTCTTCCGGGACCCTATACCTTTATTCTTCCTGGTGGGAATAGCCTGCCGAATGTTTTCAAAAAGAAAAAAACCGTAGGTATACGTGTGCCTGATAATAATATTTGTAGAGCTATCGTAAATGGTCTTGGGAATCCCATTGTTTCTACTTCTATTAGAGACGAAGATGAGGTTTTAGAATACAGTACAGATCCCGAACTTATCAAGGAAAAGTGGGATCATCTGGTAGATATTGTTATTGACGGTGGCTTTGGAGATAATATTGCTTCAACTGTAATAGACCTAACTACTGGCGAACCTGAAGTGATCCGGGAAGGAAAGGGTCGCATTGATATAATGTAA
- a CDS encoding DUF2945 domain-containing protein gives MIREGSNVKWEWGNGTAEGKVIETYSKKITKKIQGSEITRNGEEGDKALFIEQEDGSKVLKLESEVEKLD, from the coding sequence ATGATAAGAGAAGGAAGCAACGTAAAATGGGAATGGGGTAATGGAACGGCAGAAGGAAAAGTAATAGAAACATATTCTAAAAAAATCACTAAAAAAATTCAGGGAAGTGAAATTACCCGTAATGGAGAAGAAGGAGATAAGGCTTTATTTATAGAACAGGAAGACGGAAGCAAGGTTTTAAAGCTTGAAAGTGAAGTAGAAAAATTAGACTGA
- a CDS encoding ATP-dependent helicase has protein sequence MEAYLAELNDAQRAPVLQKDGPMIVIAGAGSGKTRVLTYRIAYLMNQGVDAFNILSLTFTNKAAREMKQRISKIVGSSEAKNLWMGTFHSVFAKILRFEADKMGYPSNFTIYDTQDSHSVIRAIIKEMRLDKDVYKYKQVYNRISSYKNSLITVKAYFQNPELQEADAMSKKPRLGEIYKAYVDRCFKAGAMDFDDLLLKTNELLNRFPEVLHKYQSRFKYILVDEYQDTNHSQYLIVRALSDKFQNICVVGDDAQSIYAFRGANINNILNFQKDYDNVQMYRLEQNYRSSKNIVEAANSIIDKNQTKLDKIVWTANEDGPKIIVNRLLTDGEEGRYVASSIFENKMQNQMDNGDFAILYRTNAQSRAMEDALRKKDIPYRIYGGLSFYQRKEIKDVLAYLRLILNPKDEEALKRVINYPSRGIGQTTMDRLAIAANQHKISMFEVIKNIDKLELKINRGTQTKLVNFVNMIRSFAIMNETSDAFQIAETVTKKTGLVQELKKDGTPEGIARIENIEELLNGMRDFVEGQKELADATGSLSEFLEDVALATDLDNDTGDDDRVALMTIHLAKGLEFPYVYIVGMEEDLFPSGMSMNTRSELEEERRLFYVAITRAEKQAYLTYTLSRYRWGKLVDAEPSRFIEEIDDQYLDLMVPQDDYKYKPLIDTDIFGDAVDKSKLRQTKPKSGTPPPAHKPSEEQLRKLRKLKPAATEPSKARNTLDLAEGNEVEHMRFGRGTVMKLEGVGQDRKAEIEFDQGGIKKLLLRFAKLKVLS, from the coding sequence TTGGAAGCTTATTTAGCTGAATTGAATGATGCACAGAGGGCTCCGGTGCTGCAAAAAGATGGCCCTATGATCGTAATTGCCGGAGCAGGTTCCGGTAAAACGAGGGTGCTTACTTACAGAATCGCTTATCTAATGAATCAGGGGGTAGATGCCTTCAATATCCTTTCGCTAACCTTTACCAATAAGGCAGCACGGGAAATGAAGCAGCGTATTTCCAAGATCGTTGGGAGTAGTGAGGCTAAAAATTTATGGATGGGAACTTTCCATTCGGTTTTTGCCAAGATCTTAAGGTTTGAAGCAGATAAGATGGGATATCCTTCAAATTTCACCATTTATGATACGCAGGATTCGCATAGTGTGATCAGGGCGATTATAAAAGAAATGAGGCTGGATAAGGATGTTTATAAATATAAGCAGGTTTATAACCGCATCTCTTCTTATAAGAACAGTCTTATTACCGTAAAAGCCTATTTTCAGAATCCTGAACTTCAGGAAGCCGATGCGATGTCTAAAAAACCACGTTTAGGAGAAATTTATAAAGCATATGTAGATAGATGTTTTAAAGCCGGAGCGATGGATTTTGATGATCTTCTTCTGAAAACCAATGAACTTTTAAATCGTTTTCCGGAAGTACTGCATAAATATCAAAGCAGGTTTAAATATATTCTGGTGGATGAGTATCAGGATACCAATCATTCCCAGTATTTAATTGTAAGAGCACTTTCAGATAAGTTTCAGAATATATGCGTGGTTGGAGATGATGCGCAAAGTATTTATGCTTTCCGCGGAGCGAATATTAATAACATTCTGAATTTCCAGAAGGATTATGATAATGTACAGATGTACCGACTGGAACAGAATTATCGTTCTTCTAAAAATATCGTAGAGGCTGCGAACTCCATTATTGACAAGAACCAGACGAAACTGGATAAAATAGTTTGGACGGCAAATGAAGATGGTCCAAAGATCATTGTAAATAGATTGCTTACAGATGGTGAAGAAGGAAGATATGTAGCGAGTTCTATTTTTGAGAACAAAATGCAAAATCAGATGGATAATGGTGATTTTGCGATTCTTTATAGAACCAATGCCCAGAGTAGGGCGATGGAAGATGCGCTTCGGAAAAAAGATATTCCTTATAGAATTTATGGCGGACTTTCTTTTTACCAAAGAAAAGAGATCAAAGATGTGCTTGCCTATTTACGGTTGATCTTAAATCCAAAAGACGAGGAAGCCCTAAAAAGAGTCATAAATTATCCTTCCCGCGGAATCGGACAAACCACAATGGATAGGTTGGCAATTGCAGCCAATCAGCATAAGATATCCATGTTTGAAGTTATTAAGAACATTGATAAGCTGGAACTTAAAATTAATCGGGGAACTCAAACTAAACTGGTGAATTTCGTAAATATGATACGCAGTTTTGCGATCATGAATGAAACCAGCGATGCTTTTCAAATTGCCGAAACTGTCACAAAAAAAACAGGATTAGTTCAGGAACTTAAAAAAGATGGTACTCCGGAAGGTATTGCCAGAATTGAAAATATTGAAGAGTTACTTAACGGAATGCGGGATTTTGTTGAGGGACAGAAAGAACTGGCAGATGCAACCGGATCACTTTCTGAATTTCTGGAAGATGTTGCGCTAGCCACAGATCTTGATAATGATACCGGAGATGATGATAGAGTAGCCTTGATGACCATTCACTTAGCTAAAGGTCTGGAATTTCCTTACGTATATATTGTAGGGATGGAGGAAGACCTTTTTCCATCAGGGATGAGTATGAATACACGAAGTGAGCTGGAAGAGGAGCGACGACTTTTTTATGTGGCTATAACCAGGGCAGAGAAACAGGCTTATTTAACGTATACGTTATCCAGGTATCGCTGGGGAAAACTTGTGGATGCAGAACCCAGCCGTTTTATTGAAGAAATAGACGATCAATATCTCGACTTAATGGTGCCGCAGGATGATTATAAATATAAACCTCTGATAGACACCGATATTTTTGGTGATGCGGTAGATAAAAGCAAATTACGTCAAACGAAACCTAAAAGTGGAACTCCGCCACCAGCACATAAACCTTCCGAAGAGCAACTTCGGAAACTGAGAAAATTAAAACCAGCAGCCACTGAACCTTCAAAAGCTAGAAATACATTAGACCTTGCTGAAGGAAATGAAGTGGAACATATGCGCTTTGGAAGAGGAACGGTGATGAAATTAGAAGGAGTAGGGCAGGACAGAAAAGCAGAGATAGAGTTTGATCAGGGGGGTATTAAGAAATTATTGTTACGTTTTGCCAAGTTAAAAGTACTTTCATAG
- a CDS encoding DsrE family protein, producing the protein MKKALFLLFILFSTTSNSQELEPGNVIPHFGKTFNVESPEFKTDTTSVLKVVFDVDRNFKASEPNALIETAARFLNMHEKAGVDPKNMKVALVLHGKAVHDVLKDEFYAEINPEISQNPNLPLIEALTNKGVQIILCGQSATYHKVSKEKASKNVKFALSAMTALVQLQNNAYQLIKF; encoded by the coding sequence ATGAAAAAAGCACTTTTTCTCCTTTTCATTTTATTCTCAACAACTTCGAATTCTCAGGAATTAGAACCCGGGAATGTGATTCCTCATTTTGGTAAAACTTTTAACGTTGAATCTCCAGAGTTTAAAACTGATACCACGTCGGTTTTAAAAGTGGTTTTTGATGTAGATAGAAATTTTAAAGCATCAGAACCGAATGCGCTTATTGAAACTGCTGCCAGGTTTCTAAATATGCATGAAAAAGCCGGCGTTGACCCTAAAAATATGAAAGTCGCTTTAGTGCTTCACGGCAAAGCTGTGCATGATGTTTTGAAAGATGAATTTTACGCAGAGATAAATCCCGAAATTTCACAAAATCCAAATCTTCCTCTAATAGAAGCTCTTACAAATAAAGGAGTACAAATTATTCTTTGCGGGCAAAGTGCTACCTACCATAAAGTTTCAAAAGAGAAGGCCAGCAAAAATGTAAAATTTGCATTATCGGCTATGACGGCATTGGTTCAATTACAAAATAATGCTTACCAACTTATTAAATTTTAA
- a CDS encoding amidohydrolase: MILKKYLLICGILFTCISQAQKNIPAEAFKNIEDKVIEWRRDFHEHPELSNREFKTAEKIAAHLNALGIETQTGVAKTGVVGILKGDNPGKTLALRADIDALPVTENNDLPFKSKVKTEFLNAKTGVMHACGHDTHTAILMGVAEILSENKDKINGTVKFIFQPAEEGPPPGEKGGASLMIEEGVLKNPDVDAIFGLHINAATPVGTIKYKPEGTMAAVERFVINVKGMQAHGSAPWSGVDPILISAKIIDGLQTIISRNAELTESASVITVGKITSGVRFNIIPETAEMIGTVRTLDPKNKELILKRMREMVPAIAAAYGGEATIEIQNNTAITYNDPELTIKMLPTLKNVAGAENVNLMKATTGGEDFSFFQEEVPGFYFFLGGMPKNGEPTRHHTPDFFIDESGLLLGVQTMTQLTLDYLSNE; encoded by the coding sequence ATGATTTTAAAAAAATACTTATTGATCTGTGGAATACTATTTACCTGTATTTCTCAAGCTCAGAAAAATATTCCTGCGGAAGCATTTAAGAATATTGAAGATAAAGTAATTGAATGGCGAAGAGATTTTCATGAGCATCCTGAACTTTCAAATAGAGAATTCAAGACTGCGGAAAAGATCGCAGCTCATTTAAATGCCCTGGGAATTGAAACCCAGACTGGAGTTGCAAAAACCGGAGTAGTAGGAATCTTAAAAGGTGATAATCCAGGAAAAACTCTGGCACTAAGAGCCGATATTGATGCTTTACCGGTAACTGAAAATAATGACCTCCCCTTCAAATCTAAAGTGAAAACAGAATTTCTGAATGCTAAAACCGGAGTGATGCATGCCTGTGGTCATGATACTCACACGGCAATTTTAATGGGTGTTGCAGAAATTCTTTCAGAAAATAAAGATAAGATCAATGGCACTGTGAAGTTTATTTTTCAACCTGCGGAAGAGGGACCACCACCGGGAGAAAAAGGTGGTGCTTCATTAATGATAGAGGAAGGTGTTCTTAAAAATCCGGATGTTGATGCCATATTTGGTTTGCATATAAATGCTGCCACTCCCGTAGGAACCATCAAATACAAACCGGAAGGGACTATGGCCGCCGTAGAAAGATTTGTGATCAATGTAAAAGGAATGCAAGCGCATGGTTCAGCTCCCTGGAGCGGTGTAGACCCAATTCTAATTTCAGCTAAAATCATCGACGGACTACAAACAATTATTAGCCGAAATGCGGAACTTACGGAGTCGGCTTCGGTAATCACCGTAGGAAAAATCACCAGCGGAGTTCGATTCAATATCATTCCTGAAACTGCTGAAATGATTGGAACGGTAAGAACATTAGATCCAAAAAACAAAGAATTAATTCTAAAGAGGATGCGGGAAATGGTTCCGGCAATCGCCGCTGCTTATGGTGGGGAAGCCACCATCGAAATTCAGAATAATACAGCGATAACTTATAACGATCCTGAATTGACTATTAAAATGCTTCCAACTTTAAAGAATGTGGCAGGGGCAGAGAATGTGAATCTCATGAAAGCGACAACCGGTGGAGAAGATTTCTCTTTTTTCCAGGAAGAAGTTCCCGGTTTCTATTTTTTCCTTGGAGGTATGCCTAAAAACGGAGAACCTACCAGGCACCATACTCCAGATTTCTTTATTGATGAAAGCGGATTATTACTGGGAGTACAAACAATGACACAACTTACCTTAGACTATTTAAGTAACGAGTAA